One genomic segment of Helianthus annuus cultivar XRQ/B chromosome 14, HanXRQr2.0-SUNRISE, whole genome shotgun sequence includes these proteins:
- the LOC110904484 gene encoding elongation factor 1-alpha yields the protein MGKEKVHINIVVIGHVDSGKSTTTGHLIYKLGGIDKRVIERFEKEAAEMNKRSFKYAWVLDKLKAERERGITIDIALWKFETTKYYCTVIDAPGHRDFIKNMITGTSQADCAVLIIDSTTGGFEAGISKDGQTREHALLAFTLGVRQMICCCNKMDATTPKYSKPRYDEIVKEVSSYLKKVGYNPEKIPFVPISGFEGDNMIERSTNLDWYKGPTLLEALDNVSEPKRPSDKPLRLPLQDVYKIGGIGTVPVGRVETGIIKPGMVVTFGPSGLTTEVKSVEMHHEALQEALPGDNVGFNVKNVAVKDLKRGYVASNSKDDPAKGAAGFTSQVIIMNHPGQIGNGYAPVLDCHTSHIAVKFAELQTKIDRRSGKELEKEPKFLKNGDAGIVKMVPTKPMVVETFSEYPPLGRFAVRDMRQTVAVGVIKSVDKKDPTGAKITKAAAKKK from the coding sequence ATGGGTAAGGAGAAGGTTCACATAAACATCGTGGTCATTGGCCATGTTGACTCTGGAAAGTCAACCACTACAGGCCACTTGATCTACAAGCTTGGAGGCATAGACAAGCGAGTGATCGAGAGATTCGAGAAAGAAGCTGCTGAAATGAACAAACGTTCCTTCAAGTATGCCTGGGTGCTAGACAAGCTCAAAGCCGAACGCGAACGTGGTATCACCATTGATATCGCCTTGTGGAAGTTCGAAACCACCAAGTACTATTGCACAGTCATCGATGCGCCAGGTCATCGCGATTTCATCAAGAACATGATTACCGGGACATCTCAGGCTGATTGCGCTGTCCTGATCATCGACTCCACCACAGGTGGTTTCGAAGCTGGTATTTCCAAAGATGGTCAGACTCGTGAACATGCTTTGCTTGCTTTCACCCTCGGTGTCAGGCAAATGATATGTTGTTGTAACAAGATGGACGCTACAACACCTAAATACTCGAAGCCTAGGTACGACGAGATTGTTAAGGAAGTGTCGTCGTACCTTAAAAAAGTCGGATACAACCCCGAAAAAATCCCATTTGTTCCAATTTCTGGTTTCGAAGGAGATAACATGATTGAAAGGTCAACAAACCTTGATTGGTATAAGGGGCCAACACTTCTTGAAGCACTTGACAATGTTAGTGAACCGAAGAGGCCTTCAGACAAGCCGCTTCGTCTCCCACTACAGGACGTGTACAAGATCGGTGGGATTGGAACTGTGCCCGTGGGTCGGGTCGAGACGGGTATAATCAAGCCCGGTATGGTCGTCACTTTCGGCCCGTCCGGTCTCACCACTGAAGTGAAATCGGTCGAAATGCATCATGAAGCACTTCAAGAGGCATTGCCAGGGGATAATGTCGGGTTCAATGTGAAGAATGTTGCGGTGAAGGATCTTAAACGCGGTTATGTTGCTTCAAACTCGAAAGATGATCCAGCAAAGGGTGCTGCTGGCTTCACTTCTCAGGTTATTATCATGAACCATCCTGGCCAGATTGGGAACGGTTATGCACCAGTGCTTGACTGCCACACTTCTCACATTGCTGTTAAGTTTGCTGAGCTGCAGACCAAGATTGACCGCAGGTCTGGTAAGGAGCTCGAGAAGGAGCCTAAGTTTTTGAAAAACGGTGATGCGGGGATTGTGAAAATGGTTCCAACCAAGCCCATGGTGGTGGAGACGTTCTCTGAGTATCCGCCTTTGGGGCGTTTTGCTGTGAGGGATATGCGACAGACGGTTGCTGTTGGTGTGATCAAGAGTGTGGATAAAAAGGACCCAACTGGTGCTAAGATCACCAAGGCTGCAGCCAAGAAGAAATGA